The Synechocystis sp. PCC 6714 genome includes the window CATCCACTGTTTTACTGTCCCCCATGAAATCAATGCCCCAAATATGTTCAATTAACTGTTCCCTAGACCAGACTCGACGGGGATAGCTCATGAATAATTCCAACAGACGGAATTCTTTGGGGGCTAAATTAACCTCTTCCCCCCGCATTAACACCCGACATTCCTGGGGGTAGAGCACCAAATCCCGAAATTTGCGAAAAGGAGCAGTGCTATTACCGGCAAGGCCCTGGCGACGGATCATAGCCCGACAGCGGGCCACTAACTCTTTCATACTAAAGGGCTTGGTGATGTAATCATCAGCTCCCACTTCCAAACCGGTCACTTTGTCCATTTCTCCCCCCTTTGCACTGACGATTAAAATCGGCGTGTTGTCACCACCAAAGCGCAAACTGCGGCAAACATCTAAACCATTTACCTGGGGAAGCATCACATCTAAAACAATGAGGTCAACGGACGCTTGTCCTGTATCTTCGCTAAATTCCTGTAATAGGGCTAGGGCATCCCGGCCATCGGCTACGGAATGAACTTCATAGCCTTCCTCTTGTAGGGACAACACGATGGTTTCACGGATGGAAACCTCATCTTCAACAACCAAAATACGATGGCTGGGGGGAATTTCCTGGTATTCAAGACAATGGGGCAGTACTTCTAGCGTTGCCATTGGGAAACCTTATGGATGGTAGCTAACCAACATATAACATACGGCATTGATGTTAGCAGTAAACTTTTTGGCAAAATAATGACACTAGAGCCGGGAAAACTTTCCCTATTCCCGAGATTACCTTTGTCTTTTTTTCACGGAAATTGTCCTCAAAACAAGGGTTTGATGATTTTGATCAGAGTTTGGGCGGTCTGTTGATACTCTTCCTGGTCAAACATTCGGCCGGCTTGGGCATTGAGCTTCATTTCCACTTCGTTGGGTCGCCTACGACTGAGGATGAGTTGCTCCACCAGATCATCAAGGGCATAGCTACGAACCAGTCCCCAGTCCGGGCTATGCTCGTCCCAACTTTGGAAAAGCACTGAAAAGAGCAAGATTTTAGCTCGTAGAGGATTTGTGTACTGCATTATCTCGGAGCGAATATCGAAGAGATTATATTCCTTCGTATCGGTTTGGGATTGGATAGAAGTCCCGGGGGGGGTGGGCACCACTGCACCCAATACAGTGACAAGGGGATCGGTTTGGCGATGCCGGGGAGGGGGCGCTGGAATTGGCAGGGCATTGAAATCAATGATGGATGTTTGCTGGGAAAACGCCCCTGGGTGCTGGGGCGAAACCATCAAATTTGTTTGGGGTCCATCGGGCAGGGATGATGCAGAGGGGGAATCCAGTTCGTGGGGCCCACTACCACCATATAGGGATTGCATTTGTTCCAGAATTAGTTTGGCGATCGCCAGATAAAAGGTTGCCTTGTTGATATTGTTGACAATTTGGTTGAAGCCCTCCTGTAACTGCCCTGGGCTGGGATAACGTTGCCGTAGTTCCAGCAATAAACTAGCCAAACCTACCTGTTCGATTGCCTGGAGATTATTCTCCCAATAACCCCGGGCCACTGCGAAAATTAACTTTTGAATGCGGGCCTGTTCTCGATGCTGGATGAGAATGTGTGCTATCTGGCCAGCTAGATATTGGGGGTCTGCCACAACATTTGGCTGTGCCAAGGGCTCAGGCGGGGAGGGCATGGCCAACTCACCTTCTCCCACGGCGATCGCCCCTTCATGGGTCACAACTCCTTTGGGAACAGAAGTTTCTGCATAGGCAGTGTAAATAGGCCCCAATTGGTCCAAAATAGTCTTGGCTACCGCTGCATAAACCTTGGGACGGTTGAGGGTTTTGACCAGTTTGTAAAGAGAAAAAGTAAATTGTTCAATGGTAGGCTTCTGGACCACCAACTCCAACAGCAAAGTATCCAGGCTATTGCTATCGAGTACGTTAGGATCATTTTCCCAGTACTTTTTCGACAAGCAAAATAGTAGTTTTTTAATTCTTTGCCCCTCATCCTGTTCTTCAAGATAGTGGGCCACATCAACTAGAGCACCAGGGGGGATAGACATGGGAGCCAAAAAAATGACCAAAAAACAAACTTAGCTAATTGTGACAATAACGTACACCTATTCCAGCTTAACGGAATATGGCCAGAAAAAAAGTAGCCGTCCTACAACGAAGACAGCTACGAAAAGAGGCTTGGGAACGCACCGAAAATCCTAATCGTTTTGCAGAAAAAGAGGGAAACAGTTTAGTGTACGACTAACTTAACATTGGCGTTTTGTAAGCCCCGTTGTTTCACCTCGGCCAAGGTTTGATTAACGGCGTATTTTTGGTTAATGGAGTTGATCAACTCGGTTTGATTGTGTTTCTTGGCCACACCCCAAAGATCGGCGATCAAGTCGAAGGAACCATCACCGTTGCGGGACCAGCCTAAATCGTAATCGCCATCCAACACAGCCACAATGTCGGCCCGGATGCGTTGGCCATTGTAGCCCCGCACATCAGCTTCGGTCTTGGTGGTAATGCCGAGGTCATTGAGGGAAGAGGTTAAAACTTCAGCGTTCGTGATCTTAGTACGGAGAGTGCTGAAATGAGACATGGTGGATTTCCTCCAGAGAAAAAAGTCAACAACAACAATTGAGAAGTGGGAAATGCCGCCATTAAAACGGCTTATCTTAAATTACTAACCCAACGGTTAGTCTTTGCTCCTGCGGGAACAGGAGAAAGCTTGTTAGAACTCCAGTCGCTGATATTCAGCCACGGAAGCGGAGGCAGGCCGAGCCCTTTGTCGGGCCCAGTCTCGAAGCGCGGTGACCTGCTCTACCATAGTGCGCGACAGGGGCAACGTCGATTTGATCGCTGCGATGATGTCGAGCTGGTTAAATTCTCTTTCTTGGGCAAAGGCCTCGTACATGGCTGCTACGATCGCCTGCTCAATTTCGGCTCCGGAAAAACCGTCGGAGGTACCGGCCAATTCCCCCAGATCAAAACGGGAGGTGTCTTTGCGCCGTTTATGGAGGTGGATACGGAAAATGGCTTCCCGCTCTTCGGAAGAAGGCAGGTCAACGAAAAAGATTTCGTCAAACCGTCCCTTGCGGAGAAATTCCCCCGGTAGGCGATCGACCCGGTTGGCCGTAGCCATGACGAATACAGGGGAAGTTTTTTCCTGCATCCAAGTGAGGAAACTGCCAAAGATGCGGCTGGAAGTGCCCCCGTCGGAGTCTCCGGAACCGGCTCCCCCAGCAAAGGCTTTGTCCAATTCATCAATGAACAAAATGGCCGGGGAAATGGACTCAGCGGTTTTCAAGGCGTTGCGGAGATTCGCCTCCGATCGCCCCACCATGGAACCGTCATAGACTCGCCCCATATCCAGACGCAATAGGGGCAAACCCCAGAGCCGGGAAGTGGTTTTGGCAATCAAAGACTTACCACAACCGGGCACCCCTAGGATCAACATGCCTTTGGGTTGGGGCAGACCGTACTCCCGGGCCCGTTCCGTAAAAGCGTCAGAACGTTGGGTCAACCATTTCTTCAGTTCTTCCAATCCCCCCACGGCCCGGATAGTTTCATCCTCCTCGATGTAGTCAAGGATACCGTTGCGGCGGATCAACTGCTTTTTCTCGGAGAGTACAATTTCCACCTCCTCTTCCGTTAACTGTCCAGCTTTGACGTAGGCTTTGCGGTAAACCTTTTCCGCTTCGTCCTTAGTCAAGCCCAGGGCTGCCTTAAGCAGTTTTTCCCGGGAATCCTGGCCCAAGGTAGGGCGGGCTTTACCCAATTGCTGGCTGAGCACCCCATCCAGGGTGGCCAAATCCGGCAAGGCAAAATCTAAGACCACCACATCCTTTTCCAGTTCAATGGGGGTTTCCTGGTAGGGGGACATAAGCACGATCGCCTTTTCTGTGCCCTTAAAGCTGGCGATCGCCTCCCGTAACCACCGGGTCACCGCCGGGGAAGCAATGAAAGGATGGAGGTCTTTGAAAATGAAAATGCCCGGTTCCTGGCGCACCACCCATTCAATGGCCGCCTCGGGGGAGATGGTATTGTGATGGGTTTTCTGTTGGGTGACGCCGTATTCCCGAAAGCCATGGGTAACGGTCCAAACAAACAGACGTTGGTGCTGGGTAACCTCCTGAACGATGCGATACACCGCTTGCTCGGCCCGTTCCTCCTCGGAAGTAACGAGATAAATCAGGGGATATTGAGCTTTCAGGAGTACACTCAGCTCTTCTTGCATGGGTTCGACCAGAAATTGAGGAAAAGAAGTGACAGAAAGGTTGTGCCGTTGTTTCTGTTTTGGACTGTCTGAAAAACAGAGAGCCTAGCAGGGAATCAACATCTTTTCTGCATCGACATCGGCGGTTACCGGAGCATCATCCACTAGGGGTAGGGAAGACTCGTCGTTATCGTTCAGGACACTGGGCTGATCCTTCAGGGACATCATCTGGCCGTCTCGCATCACCATGGCGGCGTCGCATTCCGGACAGATGTGCACTTGATGGGTTTTGCCATAGGTTGACTTTTCTTCGGCTTCGACCTTGTCCGGGTGCTTGAGGTAAAAATCAATGGCCCGTTCCACGATCGCCGACATAGATTCAGCATCAATGGCTGAGCGAATTCGGAGTTGCCGATGGATGCCCGGCGGCATATAAAGTGTGACCTTTTGCTTGTCCTGCATATCACTAATGATTAGGTTACCCATCGGGTATAGTACCCCAATTTAATCACCCACCACTATCCTGTCAAGCCACTAAGCCACTATGCCTGCATTTTTGTAATATTTCGTTACAAAACTATTTTTCTAGCCAAATTGTTGCCTCAATTACAGCCCCCAGTCCCGTTTCCTAGCACCTTAGGGCCAGGGGTTAGGGTAAAGAGACAGGCAAGGCAGCTACGGGCGCCTTTCCCAGTTGGCGACAACCTGCGCCACTATGGCCCAAGCCCACACCAACCATTGAGGGGGAACCATGCAACTTCAAAGCTACGATCCAGGCAATTTCTACGACGAACTTTTTTCTGCCCCAGGGCAACCCCGACCCCAGGCGGCCCCCCTAATTGATTGGATGGGACAGTTATCCCCCGAAACCCTCAGGCAGCACCATGAAACGGCCCAAATTGCCCTTTTTAACCTAGGAGTAACTTTTCGGGTCTATAACGACGACCAGGGGGTAGAGCGCATTTTCCCCGTAGATATTATTCCCCGCATCATTGCCGAGGCCGAATGGCGATCGCTAGAGAAAGGATTAAAACAGCGCATCAAAGCCTTGAACTGCTTTTTAACCGACGTCTACGGCCCCCAGAAAATTATTAAAGACGGCATTATTCCCCTCGACATTGTCGAATCCGCCAGTGGATTCCTAAAACCCTGCATTGGCATTAAGCCCCCCGCTGGAGTCTGGTGTCACATCACCGGCACCGACTTGGTTAGGGACGGCCAAGGCAAATGGTTTGTGCTGGAAGATAATCTGCGGGTGCCCTCCGGCATCTCCTATGTACTGGAAAATCGGCGGGTGATGAAAAGTACTTTTCCCGATATGTTCCAAACTATCCCCATTCAACCAGTGGACAGTTACCCCAGCCAATTACTGGAAACTTTGCTTAACCTTGCCTCGCCCCATCTGGCCGCCCCAGTGGTGGTGGTTTTAACCCCAGGCATTAATAATTCTGCTTACTTTGAGCATTCTTTCCTGGCCCAACAAATGGGAGTAGAACTGGTGGAAGGTCGGGATTTAGTGGTGGCTGATGGCTATCTACAAATGCGTACCACCAAGGGTTTGCAACGGGTGGATGTGGTGTACCGTCGCTTGGACGATGATTTTATCGACCCAGAGGTATTCCGACCCGATTCTCTTTTAGGGGTAGCAGGGTTAATGGAAGTGTATCGCCAAGGTCGGGTTGCCCTAGCAAATGCCCCGGGGACAGGGGTGGCGGACGATAAAGTTATCTATGCCTATGTGCCGGAGATGATTGACTACTATCTCAAGGAAGAACCTCTCTTGGCCAATGTGCCCACCTATCTCTGTTGGCGGGAAGAGGATAGAAACTATGTGCTGGATCACCTGGCGGAACTAGTCGTTAAATCCGCCAATGAAGCTGGGGGATACGGTATGTTGATGGGTCCCAGTGCCAGCCCCCAGGAAAGGTCCCAATTTGCCGAACGGATTCGCCACAATCCCCGCAACTACATTGCCCAGCCGGTGCTAAATCTTTCCCGGGTGCCCACTTTGATTGGTGATCAAGTGGAAGGTCGCCATGTGGATCTCCGTCCCTATATCCTCAACCGGGGTGATGAAATTTATGTTCATCCCGGTGGTTTAACCAGGGTAGCTTTGCGTAGGGGATCTTTAGTCGTTAATTCTTCCCAGGGGGGCGGCAGTAAGGATACCTGGGTGTTGCAGGGATCCGGAGAATAGTGGATTTTCTGGCCAAACAACTCTGGCTTTCAGCCCTGCCATGGCCAAAGCACGGTCAACGATCTTGGTAGAATGGCAAATGTGTCTTGGATTACCGTTGCGATCGCCACTGTCCCCGAACAAATATGTCTCTATTTGATTGGTTTGCCAACCGTGAAAAAGCTGAGCCCCCCATGCTCCAGCCCCAATCTCCCCAGGAAAGGGAAGTGGCAGATGGGCTATGGACTAAGTGCCCGGCCTGTGGCGTGCTGACCTACACCAAGGATCTGCAAAGTAATTGGTTAGTCTGTGCCGAGTGTGGACACCATCTAAGGGTGGACAGTGACGAACGGATTCGTCAACTAATTGACGCCAAGACCTGGCAACCTATCAACGAACATTTACAACCGACGGATCCCCTCAAATTCAAGGACCGCAAATCCTATAAGGATCGGATCCGGGACACCCAAAAAGCGACGGAGTTGACCGATGCGGTGCAGACGGGCCATGGCCGCCTAGATGGTCTACCGATCGCCTTGGGGGTAATGGATTTCCGTTTTATGGGGGGCAGTATGGGGTCCGTGGTGGGGGAAAAACTCTGCCGCTTGATTGAGTATGCCACTCTGGAAAGATTGCCCGTGGTTATTATTTGCGCTTCCGGTGGAGCCAGGATGCAGGAAGGGATGTTGAGCCTGATGCAAATGGCCAAAATTTCTGGGGCCTTGCAGAAACATCGGGAGCAAAAGCTATTGTATATTCCCGTTTTAACCCATCCCACCACCGGCGGTGTAACGGCTAGCTTTGCCATGTTGGGGGATCTAATTTTGGCCGAACCCAAAGCCACCATTGGTTTTGCCGGCCGGCGAGTGATTGAACAAACGTTACGGGAAAAGTTGCCCGAAGATTTTCAGACTTCTGAATATTTACTGCACCACGGCTTTGTGGATGCCATTGTGCCCCGGCCCCAACTGAAAAGAACTTTGGCGCAACTGATTAGTCTGCACCAGCCCTTTTATCCGATTTTGCCCCCCCTCAATGCCGATGCTAAGCAGGTCAACCCAGAGTTAGTGCTGAGCCACACCACTTTGGCAGTGGATAATCAGGTTTCCGTCAATCAAGATAGTTAAAAAATGCTTGCCGACGGTGATTCAGCTTAGCGAAAAGACTAGAATTCAATGGGTTTACTTAGTTACCCTTGATGGCAATTGCTATCAAAACTGCTGGAAAAAATACTGTTCCGCACTAGGCAACTGCTAGGATATGGAAATAATTACTTTGGCGATCGGTGGGGCAATTGGTTTTGGCATTGGGGCAATCGAACGGTTTCGGCTGAATAATAAAATCAAAAATTTGCTAACGGGACTGCCGGATACCCAAGAAGTTTCCCATTCCCTTTCCCTCGTTTCCCTGGTACGGCGAGAAATTAGCTATTTCAAAAGTCTTTCTGCAGAATATTTAGAGACCATTGACCACTGGCGGGGAGTGATGTCCCTTTCTCCCCTGGGTTATTTGCTCATTGATCAGGAAAATAATTTGGAGTGGTGCAATCCTGCGGCCCAAACTTTACTCCATATTCGCTATTGGCAACCGGGGGAAAGGCGACTTTTTTTAGAGTTTATTCGTTCTTATGAACTGGATCGTTTAATCGAGCGCACCCGCCAAACTCAAGCTAGCCAGACTAGGGAATGGTCTTTTTTCCCGCCCCTCACCGCCGCCATGGAAAGTCGGGAAAATGGCCGTCAGTTTCAATTAACGCCGGAATCAATTTTGCTCAGGGGGTCAGGATTTCCTCTGAGGGATGGCAAAGTGGCCGTATTTGTGGAAAATCGCCAAACTTTAGCGGCCCTGCGCCAAGGTCGAGATCAGGCTTTTTCCGATCTTGCCCACGAGTTAAGAACCCCTTTAACAGCGGTGGCTTTAATTGCGGAACGTTTACAGGCCCGACTACCTGCCGAAGATGGAGACTGGGCTGAGCGGTTGCTGAAGGAGATTTCCCGTTTGCAAAATTTGGTGGAAAGTTGGCTTAATTTAACCCAAATAACCGCTAATCCCAATCTTTACCTGGAACCAGAACCGATTAATTTACGCCATTTGCTTGCCATTACCTGGGAACGATTAACCCCGATCGCCGCGGTGAAAAATATCAGCCTAGACTACCAAGGGCCAGCGGAGTTGAATTTAGAAGGGGACGGCGATCGCCTGATGCAAGTATTGATGAACATTTTGGACAACACGCTGAAATATAGCCCACCGGAAGGAACCATTTTTGTGGAAGGTTATCAGAGCAAACAAGGGATAACCATGGGGATTAGGGATCAAGGCCTAGGATTTCAACCGAGGGATTTACCCTACATTTTTGAGCGACTTTATCGAGGCGATAGTTCCCGTGCTCGTCTACATCCCGATAGTCAGCGCCATGGCAGTGGCCTGGGTTTGGCGATCGCCAAGGAAATTGTCCTGGCCCACGGAGGAAATTTAACGGCGGTTAATCATGAAACTGGCGGAGCAATGTTCACCATTGAATTGCCCCATCAGCCGAAGACTGAAAACGTCTAGAACTTTAGTTTTGTTTAATCATGTTCAGCGGTCCTTAAAAAACTTCAAAATCAGGAGAGTGCGGAAGTTTACACGAATTCTTGGCACCCCCATGACAAGGTAGTGCCCGTGGAGAAACACCATCCAAACTGACTTCAACACACGAATAACACCACACCACCCTAATGATTTCGCCACTACCAAGTGTCGTGGTTGGCCACCGTTGCCTGTAATTTTTCCAACACTCCAGTTACAGGAATTTCTCCCAATTCCCCCGAAGCCCTGGTGCGAATATTGAGGGCATTGGCCTCCACCTCTTTGGCACCAATAACCGCCATCACGGGTATTTTTTGTTTTTCCGCATTGCGAATCATTTTCCCTAGGCGATCGCCACTGGTATCCACTTCCGCCCTTAGACCAAGGGCTTGCATTTGTTTAACAACGGATTGGGCAAAGGGTAAAAACTCATCACTCACCGCCAGCAGACGCACCTGAATGGGAGCTAACCAGAGGGGAAAATCCCCCGCATATTCTTCGATGAGAATGCCAATTAACCGTTCCAAGGAACCAAAAGGAGCCCGGTGAATCATAACGGGGCGTTGGCGGGAACCATCGGCGGCAATATATTCCAAATCAAAGCGTTCCGGCAGATTGTAATCCACCTGCACCGTGCCCAATTGCCATTCCCGTTCCAGGGCATCTTGGAAAATGAAATCCAGTTTTGGCCCATAAAAAGCCGCTTCCCCTGGGGCTTCAAAATAATCCATCTCCAATTCCTGGACCGCTCGACGGATGGCCCCCTGAGCCTTTTCCCAGGCTTCGTCGGAGCCAATGTACTTATCGGACTCTGGATCCCGAAAAGAGAGCCGGGCTTTAAAGTTTTTTAATTGCAAACTTTTGAACACGGTCAGAATTAAATCCACCACACTCAAAAATTCGGCATCCAATTGCTCTGGAGCGACAAACAGGTGGGAATCATCCACCGTAAAGCCCCGCACCCTGGTTAGCCCCCCCAGTTCCCCCGATTGTTCGTAGCGGTAAACAGTGCCAAATTCCGCTAGGCGCAGGGGCAAATCCCGATAGGAGCGCAGTTCACTTTTATAAATTTGAATGTGGAAGGGGCAGTTCATCGGCCTGAGTACAAAGCCCATTTCCTGGGCCGCTTCCTCCGGGGATTCCGCCATCATGGGGAACATGTCTTCGTGGTATTTTTGCCAGTGTCCCGATTGTTTAAATAAGTCCACCCGGGCAATGTGGGGAGTAACCACGGGTAAATAACCCCGTTTAATTTGTTCCTGTTTGAGGAAATCCTCTAGGATGGTGCGAATAATCGTTCCTTTGGGGGTCCAGAGGGGTAAGCCGGGGCCCACCGGGTCAGCAAAAATAAATAGCCCCAATTCTTTGCCTAGTTTGCGGTGATCCCTTTTTAAGGCTTCTTCCTTGCGCCGTTGATATTCCGCCAGTTGTTCCGGGGTTTCCCAGGCAGTGCCGTAAATCCGTTGTAGCTGAGCTTTGTTGGCATCCCCCCGCCAGTAGGCTCCGGCCACACTTTCTAAGGCGATCGCCTTGGGATTAATGTCCGCTGTGGATTCCAAATGGGGCCCAGCACAGAGGTCCCACCACTGATCCCCCAGATGGTAAATGGTAATGGGTTCGTGGATGCCATCGAGGATTTCTAATTTGTAGGGTTCTTGGATTGATTCAATTCTTTGCCTGGCTTCTTCCCGGCTAATTTCTTCCCGAATCACCGGCAGTTTTTTATTAATTATTTTCACCATCTCTTTTTTAATGGCCTTTAAATCTGCCTCTGTAAAGGGTTCTTCCACGTCAAAATCATAGTAAAAACCCGTTTCCGTCCAGGGACCAATGGTCACTTGGGCTTTGGGAAAGATTTTTTGTACTGCCATGGCCATGACATGGGAAGTGGTGTGGCGAATTTTTTTAAGTTGCTCCGACTCACTGGTACGGGGAAGGGCAATGGTATCGGGGGAAACTACGGTTTTGGCCATGGATTATGTTTACAAAAAGTTTTCAGACGAAGGAATTCAGCCCCCTCCCATGATACTTGATCTGCTCCCGGCCCCACTGCCTTGAACATTCAGCTATAGGGTTAATCCCAATCTGGGCCATGGTAAAAGGTTATAATCCAGGGGTTTTCTCTCTTGTCTGCTTTTGCCGTGTCCTACGCCATTGATTTTGGTACTACCAACACAGTCATTGCCCGCTGGAATGAAGCAACCCGCCAAGGAGAGCTAATTGATTTAACTTCCTTAAGCCGCCCTCTGGGGGATAGTGGTCCGCTGATTCCCAGTTTGATTTATGTGGAAAATGCAGCCCTCGGGCAGGTGGCGATCGCCAGACAGGTGCTGGACCGGGGCCGGGATATTCCCACCGAT containing:
- a CDS encoding response regulator transcription factor, translated to MATLEVLPHCLEYQEIPPSHRILVVEDEVSIRETIVLSLQEEGYEVHSVADGRDALALLQEFSEDTGQASVDLIVLDVMLPQVNGLDVCRSLRFGGDNTPILIVSAKGGEMDKVTGLEVGADDYITKPFSMKELVARCRAMIRRQGLAGNSTAPFRKFRDLVLYPQECRVLMRGEEVNLAPKEFRLLELFMSYPRRVWSREQLIEHIWGIDFMGDSKTVDVHIRWLREKLEKDPSQPEYLVTVRGFGYRFG
- a CDS encoding DUF1257 domain-containing protein, whose protein sequence is MSHFSTLRTKITNAEVLTSSLNDLGITTKTEADVRGYNGQRIRADIVAVLDGDYDLGWSRNGDGSFDLIADLWGVAKKHNQTELINSINQKYAVNQTLAEVKQRGLQNANVKLVVH
- a CDS encoding AAA family ATPase; its protein translation is MQEELSVLLKAQYPLIYLVTSEEERAEQAVYRIVQEVTQHQRLFVWTVTHGFREYGVTQQKTHHNTISPEAAIEWVVRQEPGIFIFKDLHPFIASPAVTRWLREAIASFKGTEKAIVLMSPYQETPIELEKDVVVLDFALPDLATLDGVLSQQLGKARPTLGQDSREKLLKAALGLTKDEAEKVYRKAYVKAGQLTEEEVEIVLSEKKQLIRRNGILDYIEEDETIRAVGGLEELKKWLTQRSDAFTERAREYGLPQPKGMLILGVPGCGKSLIAKTTSRLWGLPLLRLDMGRVYDGSMVGRSEANLRNALKTAESISPAILFIDELDKAFAGGAGSGDSDGGTSSRIFGSFLTWMQEKTSPVFVMATANRVDRLPGEFLRKGRFDEIFFVDLPSSEEREAIFRIHLHKRRKDTSRFDLGELAGTSDGFSGAEIEQAIVAAMYEAFAQEREFNQLDIIAAIKSTLPLSRTMVEQVTALRDWARQRARPASASVAEYQRLEF
- a CDS encoding circularly permuted type 2 ATP-grasp protein, yielding MQLQSYDPGNFYDELFSAPGQPRPQAAPLIDWMGQLSPETLRQHHETAQIALFNLGVTFRVYNDDQGVERIFPVDIIPRIIAEAEWRSLEKGLKQRIKALNCFLTDVYGPQKIIKDGIIPLDIVESASGFLKPCIGIKPPAGVWCHITGTDLVRDGQGKWFVLEDNLRVPSGISYVLENRRVMKSTFPDMFQTIPIQPVDSYPSQLLETLLNLASPHLAAPVVVVLTPGINNSAYFEHSFLAQQMGVELVEGRDLVVADGYLQMRTTKGLQRVDVVYRRLDDDFIDPEVFRPDSLLGVAGLMEVYRQGRVALANAPGTGVADDKVIYAYVPEMIDYYLKEEPLLANVPTYLCWREEDRNYVLDHLAELVVKSANEAGGYGMLMGPSASPQERSQFAERIRHNPRNYIAQPVLNLSRVPTLIGDQVEGRHVDLRPYILNRGDEIYVHPGGLTRVALRRGSLVVNSSQGGGSKDTWVLQGSGE
- the accD gene encoding acetyl-CoA carboxylase, carboxyltransferase subunit beta; amino-acid sequence: MSLFDWFANREKAEPPMLQPQSPQEREVADGLWTKCPACGVLTYTKDLQSNWLVCAECGHHLRVDSDERIRQLIDAKTWQPINEHLQPTDPLKFKDRKSYKDRIRDTQKATELTDAVQTGHGRLDGLPIALGVMDFRFMGGSMGSVVGEKLCRLIEYATLERLPVVIICASGGARMQEGMLSLMQMAKISGALQKHREQKLLYIPVLTHPTTGGVTASFAMLGDLILAEPKATIGFAGRRVIEQTLREKLPEDFQTSEYLLHHGFVDAIVPRPQLKRTLAQLISLHQPFYPILPPLNADAKQVNPELVLSHTTLAVDNQVSVNQDS
- a CDS encoding cell wall metabolism sensor histidine kinase WalK, with translation MEIITLAIGGAIGFGIGAIERFRLNNKIKNLLTGLPDTQEVSHSLSLVSLVRREISYFKSLSAEYLETIDHWRGVMSLSPLGYLLIDQENNLEWCNPAAQTLLHIRYWQPGERRLFLEFIRSYELDRLIERTRQTQASQTREWSFFPPLTAAMESRENGRQFQLTPESILLRGSGFPLRDGKVAVFVENRQTLAALRQGRDQAFSDLAHELRTPLTAVALIAERLQARLPAEDGDWAERLLKEISRLQNLVESWLNLTQITANPNLYLEPEPINLRHLLAITWERLTPIAAVKNISLDYQGPAELNLEGDGDRLMQVLMNILDNTLKYSPPEGTIFVEGYQSKQGITMGIRDQGLGFQPRDLPYIFERLYRGDSSRARLHPDSQRHGSGLGLAIAKEIVLAHGGNLTAVNHETGGAMFTIELPHQPKTENV
- the thrS gene encoding threonine--tRNA ligase, coding for MAKTVVSPDTIALPRTSESEQLKKIRHTTSHVMAMAVQKIFPKAQVTIGPWTETGFYYDFDVEEPFTEADLKAIKKEMVKIINKKLPVIREEISREEARQRIESIQEPYKLEILDGIHEPITIYHLGDQWWDLCAGPHLESTADINPKAIALESVAGAYWRGDANKAQLQRIYGTAWETPEQLAEYQRRKEEALKRDHRKLGKELGLFIFADPVGPGLPLWTPKGTIIRTILEDFLKQEQIKRGYLPVVTPHIARVDLFKQSGHWQKYHEDMFPMMAESPEEAAQEMGFVLRPMNCPFHIQIYKSELRSYRDLPLRLAEFGTVYRYEQSGELGGLTRVRGFTVDDSHLFVAPEQLDAEFLSVVDLILTVFKSLQLKNFKARLSFRDPESDKYIGSDEAWEKAQGAIRRAVQELEMDYFEAPGEAAFYGPKLDFIFQDALEREWQLGTVQVDYNLPERFDLEYIAADGSRQRPVMIHRAPFGSLERLIGILIEEYAGDFPLWLAPIQVRLLAVSDEFLPFAQSVVKQMQALGLRAEVDTSGDRLGKMIRNAEKQKIPVMAVIGAKEVEANALNIRTRASGELGEIPVTGVLEKLQATVANHDTW